One region of Polynucleobacter sp. MWH-Aus1W21 genomic DNA includes:
- the ppa gene encoding inorganic diphosphatase — protein sequence MSLDKVKPGKKIPESFNVIIEIPMNADPVKYEVDKESGAIFVDRFMGTAMHYPCNYGYINKTIAGDGDPVDVLVITPFPLIPGVVVSCRAIGVLEMEDEGGQDAKLLAVPEDKILPIYTHWQKPEDMNPLRLNQIQHFFEHYKDLEKGKWVKVKGWGGVAEAHKEILEGIERYNKEHA from the coding sequence ATGAGTCTCGACAAAGTTAAGCCAGGTAAAAAGATCCCTGAAAGCTTCAACGTCATTATTGAAATCCCAATGAACGCTGATCCAGTCAAGTATGAAGTGGATAAAGAGTCTGGCGCAATTTTCGTTGACCGTTTTATGGGTACTGCAATGCACTATCCATGTAACTATGGCTACATCAATAAAACGATCGCTGGTGATGGCGACCCTGTTGATGTTCTCGTAATTACTCCTTTCCCACTAATTCCTGGTGTGGTTGTTTCTTGCCGCGCTATTGGCGTATTAGAAATGGAAGATGAAGGCGGTCAAGACGCTAAATTATTAGCAGTTCCTGAAGACAAAATTTTGCCCATCTATACCCACTGGCAAAAACCAGAAGATATGAATCCATTGCGCTTGAATCAAATTCAACACTTCTTTGAGCACTACAAAGATCTCGAAAAAGGTAAGTGGGTAAAAGTTAAAGGTTGGGGTGGTGTTGCTGAAGCTCATAAAGAAATTCTTGAAGGTATCGAGCGCTACAACAAAGAGCACGCTTAA
- a CDS encoding NAD+ synthase, whose product MSAQKIALAQINPLLGDLAGNAQLIHKAALDAYSQGAKLVVTPELSLTGYPPEDLLLRPAFIEAAQEQLELLMKELTQYSGLTVIVGHPKKTSAGLQNYASVLQDGKVIAGYAKQELPNHEVFDEVRYFVPGNQTCVFECDGIHYGLILCEDAWHAGPAKQAHAAGAQVLLVPNASPYHLKKEALRIDVLRGHIAQTKMPLVYVNAVGGQDELVFDGGSFALNSKGEVVMAMPQFETGLGVVAASSSGELEKGLITPPQSVEAQAYQALVLGVRDYVTKNRFPGVIIGLSGGVDSALVLAIAVDALGADKVRTVMMASRYTADISWIDAREMAQNLGVQYDEIPISGPVDALETSLAEQFKGLNVDATEENIQARVRGTLLMALSNKTGRLVLTTGNKSEMAVGYCTLYGDMAGGFAVIKDIAKTLVYRLCAYRNSIKPIIPERILTRAPSAELRPDQKDQDSLPSYEVLDGIVERYMEQNQSIAQIIAAGFDAESVEKVTRLIKLNEYKRRQAPPGVRVTTRAFGRDWRYPITSQFRA is encoded by the coding sequence GTGAGTGCACAGAAAATTGCTTTAGCCCAGATCAACCCATTACTGGGTGATTTGGCTGGCAACGCGCAACTGATTCACAAGGCCGCCCTAGACGCCTATTCTCAAGGCGCCAAACTCGTAGTAACCCCCGAACTCTCGCTCACCGGCTACCCCCCGGAAGACCTACTACTCCGCCCTGCTTTTATTGAAGCGGCGCAAGAGCAGCTTGAACTCTTGATGAAAGAGTTGACCCAGTATTCTGGTTTGACCGTTATCGTTGGTCACCCCAAAAAGACATCTGCAGGTTTGCAAAACTATGCATCCGTTTTACAAGACGGCAAAGTCATTGCAGGCTATGCGAAACAAGAATTACCTAACCATGAAGTATTCGACGAAGTGCGCTATTTTGTCCCCGGCAATCAGACCTGTGTATTTGAATGCGATGGCATTCATTACGGATTGATTCTGTGTGAGGATGCCTGGCATGCTGGCCCTGCTAAACAAGCGCATGCCGCTGGCGCACAAGTACTGCTTGTGCCAAACGCATCGCCGTACCATTTGAAAAAAGAAGCGCTACGCATTGATGTATTGCGTGGACATATTGCCCAAACCAAAATGCCACTGGTCTATGTCAATGCCGTTGGCGGACAAGATGAATTGGTTTTTGATGGCGGCTCATTTGCTTTAAATAGCAAAGGCGAAGTTGTAATGGCAATGCCTCAGTTTGAAACTGGTTTAGGTGTTGTTGCGGCCTCCTCATCCGGCGAGCTGGAAAAGGGTTTGATTACCCCACCCCAGTCTGTTGAGGCACAAGCCTATCAAGCTCTGGTCTTGGGCGTACGTGACTATGTCACCAAAAATCGCTTTCCTGGCGTGATTATTGGCCTATCTGGCGGCGTAGATTCTGCTTTGGTACTGGCAATTGCCGTAGACGCCCTAGGTGCTGATAAGGTGCGAACAGTCATGATGGCTTCACGCTATACAGCAGACATCTCTTGGATCGATGCGCGTGAGATGGCGCAGAACCTAGGGGTGCAATACGATGAGATTCCAATCAGCGGGCCGGTTGATGCTTTAGAGACTTCTCTAGCCGAACAATTTAAAGGTTTAAATGTTGACGCTACTGAAGAGAACATTCAGGCACGTGTGCGCGGCACACTACTCATGGCTCTCTCGAATAAAACTGGTCGACTCGTTTTAACTACTGGTAACAAAAGTGAAATGGCAGTTGGCTACTGCACCCTTTACGGAGATATGGCTGGCGGCTTTGCAGTCATTAAAGATATAGCCAAGACTTTGGTGTATCGCTTATGCGCCTATCGCAACAGCATTAAGCCCATCATTCCAGAGCGTATATTGACTCGCGCCCCTTCAGCGGAATTACGCCCTGACCAAAAAGATCAGGATAGCTTGCCTTCTTATGAAGTATTGGATGGAATCGTTGAGCGCTACATGGAACAAAACCAATCCATCGCCCAAATTATTGCCGCAGGCTTTGATGCAGAGAGTGTCGAAAAGGTTACCCGCCTTATCAAGCTAAATGAATACAAGCGTCGTCAGGCACCCCCGGGGGTTCGCGTGACGACCCGTGCTTTTGGGCGGGATTGGCGCTACCCAATCACTTCACAATTTAGAGCCTAG
- the glnK gene encoding P-II family nitrogen regulator, translating to MKLITSIIKPFKLDEVRESLAEVGVTGLTVTEVKGFGRQKGHTELYRGAEYVVDFLPKVKVEAVVADDRVEAAIEAITKAARTGKIGDGKIFVTAVEQVIRIRTGETDNAAV from the coding sequence ATGAAATTAATTACATCCATCATTAAGCCGTTCAAGCTCGACGAAGTACGTGAATCCTTGGCTGAAGTAGGCGTTACAGGCCTGACAGTGACTGAAGTAAAAGGTTTTGGCCGTCAAAAAGGTCATACTGAACTCTACCGTGGCGCTGAGTATGTAGTCGACTTTTTGCCTAAAGTAAAAGTAGAGGCTGTAGTTGCTGATGACCGAGTCGAGGCTGCTATCGAGGCTATTACTAAAGCGGCACGTACTGGCAAGATTGGTGACGGAAAGATTTTCGTTACTGCAGTTGAACAAGTGATTCGTATTCGTACCGGTGAAACCGATAACGCAGCAGTTTAA
- a CDS encoding helix-turn-helix domain-containing protein yields MNKSDKLPEIRKEAFTKARESLGLSTKELSGMACLSARQIEQIENGESSSFYGAQVKFMAAKKVAGLLKITPEEAFDFSGMTQPVKAVEVEEKLREEAVASVVDRKARPGKAKQITEEKTEEKTEDKEATPVASVDPKRKKIILLLVIAATVIFSVVNLRPLFFPEPVKEELVIIQEVAPEAPPANTPAEPSPAPQAAVAAVAATSTDCPTADSSALNYRPDAPKKAGDMVYLQSKTAQTVCVVDATGKTQNKLLEPGVGASVYGKPPFKVLTGGLNQIDLYYQGAKVRTGNTNSKTITLEPAEIVQSVAPAIATDSQLR; encoded by the coding sequence GTGAATAAATCTGACAAACTTCCGGAGATTCGTAAAGAAGCATTTACTAAGGCTAGAGAAAGCCTTGGTTTAAGCACAAAAGAATTATCTGGAATGGCTTGTCTATCTGCTCGCCAAATTGAGCAGATTGAGAATGGAGAGAGCAGCAGTTTCTATGGCGCTCAAGTTAAATTCATGGCGGCAAAAAAAGTGGCAGGTCTATTGAAGATCACTCCAGAAGAGGCATTTGATTTTTCTGGTATGACGCAACCTGTAAAAGCAGTTGAAGTGGAAGAAAAATTGCGTGAGGAGGCAGTAGCTTCTGTAGTAGATAGAAAAGCAAGGCCTGGAAAAGCCAAGCAAATAACAGAAGAAAAAACAGAAGAAAAAACAGAAGACAAAGAAGCTACACCAGTAGCTTCGGTTGATCCTAAGAGGAAAAAAATAATTCTTCTCTTGGTAATTGCGGCGACAGTGATTTTTTCTGTGGTGAACTTACGTCCTTTATTTTTCCCTGAGCCGGTTAAAGAAGAGTTAGTCATTATTCAAGAGGTTGCGCCAGAGGCCCCGCCGGCAAATACGCCCGCTGAGCCTTCACCAGCTCCACAAGCTGCTGTTGCTGCGGTTGCGGCTACATCGACGGATTGTCCAACTGCTGATTCTTCGGCTCTCAATTACAGGCCAGATGCACCTAAAAAAGCGGGCGACATGGTGTATTTGCAATCTAAAACTGCACAAACTGTTTGCGTAGTGGATGCTACCGGTAAAACTCAAAACAAATTGCTTGAGCCTGGCGTTGGAGCGAGTGTGTACGGTAAGCCGCCGTTCAAGGTATTAACTGGTGGATTAAATCAGATAGATTTGTATTACCAAGGCGCAAAGGTGCGCACTGGTAATACGAACAGCAAGACCATTACTTTGGAGCCAGCTGAAATTGTTCAGTCTGTAGCTCCAGCCATCGCTACAGACTCACAATTGCGTTAA
- a CDS encoding response regulator transcription factor produces the protein MTKVGHIYLIDDDESMRISLSRMLRELGYLVEDYASATLFLEKSVPVSPAVILLDMQMPDMTGLDLQERLLKFGRKTPIIFVSGQSHPHQIVQGLKKGAVDFLFKPFNLEELLKAVADAIDFDSHQLKRISLDVEAKKDYESLTPREREVCGWLVKGLLNKDIAVKLGTTDATIKVHKARVMDKMHADSVQVLVKKYLESNLENHPLNN, from the coding sequence ATGACTAAAGTCGGCCATATCTACCTAATTGATGACGATGAATCCATGCGCATTTCTCTCTCAAGAATGCTGCGGGAACTCGGTTATTTGGTTGAAGACTATGCGTCTGCAACCCTGTTCTTGGAGAAGTCTGTTCCGGTATCACCGGCGGTCATTCTGCTAGATATGCAAATGCCAGATATGACAGGCTTAGATTTGCAGGAGAGGCTTCTCAAGTTCGGTCGCAAGACCCCCATCATCTTTGTTAGCGGTCAAAGCCACCCCCATCAGATTGTTCAAGGGCTGAAGAAGGGTGCAGTAGATTTCTTATTCAAGCCTTTCAACCTAGAAGAGCTATTAAAAGCGGTAGCAGATGCAATTGACTTTGATAGTCACCAGCTCAAGCGCATTTCATTGGATGTTGAGGCAAAGAAGGATTACGAAAGCCTAACCCCAAGGGAGCGCGAAGTCTGTGGATGGCTCGTTAAAGGCCTTTTAAACAAGGATATTGCGGTAAAGCTAGGAACAACCGATGCCACAATTAAGGTTCACAAGGCTAGGGTGATGGACAAAATGCATGCGGATTCAGTTCAGGTTTTGGTGAAGAAGTATCTTGAGTCCAACCTTGAGAATCACCCTTTAAATAATTAG
- the ilvD gene encoding dihydroxy-acid dehydratase: protein MKRLNERSRMVTEGVARAPNRSMYYAMGYEEKDFVKPMVGVANGHSTITPCNSGLQKLADAAVEALEVAGAKAQVFGTPTVSDGIGMGTEGMKYSLVSREVIADSIEVCVNGLWQDGVVVIGGCDKNMPGGMMALARTNVPGIYVYGGTIKPGHYKGKELNIVSAFEAVGEFTSGRLSEEDLKGVEQHACPGSGSCGGMYTANTMSSSFEALGMSLPYSSTMANVDAEKVASAAESARVLVEAVKNNLRPRDIITKKSIENAVSVIMAVGGSTNAVLHFLAITSAAEIDWTIDDFERIRKRVPVIVDMKPSGTYLATDLHQAGGIPQVMKILLDGGLLHGDCMTITGKTIAEVLKDVPSVPRADQKVIRTLDNPLYKQGHLAILKGNISPEGCVAKITGLKNPSITGPARVFDSEDDAMAAIMAQKIRDGDIVVIRYEGPKGGPGMREMLAPTSALVGQGLGESVGLITDGRFSGGTWGMVVGHVAPEAYVGGTIALINEGDSVTIDAHKLLIQLNVDEAEIAKRRAAWVQPKPRYTRGLLAKYASLASSASKGAVTDRDLDI, encoded by the coding sequence ATGAAACGCCTAAATGAACGCTCGCGCATGGTCACCGAAGGGGTCGCTCGCGCACCTAATCGTTCGATGTATTACGCAATGGGTTACGAAGAAAAGGATTTCGTAAAGCCAATGGTAGGCGTTGCGAATGGTCACTCCACTATCACCCCTTGTAATAGTGGTTTACAAAAATTAGCTGACGCTGCTGTTGAAGCTCTCGAAGTAGCAGGAGCAAAAGCACAAGTATTTGGCACCCCGACAGTTTCTGATGGTATCGGCATGGGTACCGAGGGCATGAAATATTCTCTCGTCTCACGCGAAGTCATTGCCGATAGTATTGAAGTTTGTGTCAATGGGCTTTGGCAAGATGGCGTAGTCGTCATTGGTGGCTGCGATAAAAATATGCCAGGCGGCATGATGGCTTTAGCCCGCACGAACGTTCCTGGTATTTATGTATATGGCGGAACGATTAAACCAGGCCATTACAAAGGCAAAGAGCTCAATATTGTTTCCGCATTTGAAGCGGTTGGTGAATTTACTTCTGGTCGGTTGAGTGAAGAAGATTTAAAAGGCGTTGAACAACACGCTTGTCCAGGTAGCGGCTCTTGTGGCGGTATGTATACAGCCAACACCATGAGCTCTTCATTTGAGGCCTTGGGTATGAGCTTGCCCTACTCTTCTACGATGGCCAACGTTGATGCCGAGAAGGTTGCCAGCGCAGCTGAATCAGCACGCGTCTTAGTTGAAGCCGTTAAAAACAACCTGCGCCCACGCGACATCATCACCAAAAAATCTATTGAGAACGCCGTGAGCGTGATCATGGCAGTTGGTGGCTCTACGAATGCTGTATTGCATTTCTTGGCCATTACTAGCGCAGCTGAAATTGATTGGACTATTGATGACTTCGAGCGTATTCGCAAGCGTGTTCCTGTGATCGTTGATATGAAGCCATCAGGCACTTACTTAGCAACTGATTTACATCAAGCTGGTGGCATTCCGCAAGTGATGAAGATTTTGCTCGATGGTGGATTGCTTCACGGTGATTGCATGACGATTACTGGCAAAACAATTGCTGAAGTTTTAAAAGATGTGCCATCAGTGCCACGCGCCGATCAGAAAGTAATTCGCACTCTAGACAATCCTTTGTACAAGCAAGGTCACTTGGCTATCCTCAAAGGCAACATCTCTCCTGAGGGCTGTGTTGCCAAGATTACCGGCCTCAAGAACCCTTCCATCACTGGCCCTGCACGCGTATTTGATTCTGAAGATGACGCTATGGCAGCCATCATGGCGCAAAAGATCAGAGATGGTGACATCGTTGTGATTCGTTATGAAGGTCCTAAAGGCGGTCCTGGTATGCGCGAGATGCTCGCCCCTACCTCCGCCCTCGTTGGCCAAGGTTTAGGCGAGTCTGTAGGCCTCATTACCGATGGTCGCTTCTCTGGTGGCACATGGGGCATGGTAGTTGGTCACGTAGCCCCAGAAGCTTATGTCGGCGGCACAATCGCCCTCATCAATGAAGGCGACTCAGTCACGATCGATGCGCACAAGCTACTCATTCAACTCAACGTGGATGAGGCAGAGATCGCTAAGCGTCGTGCAGCTTGGGTTCAACCAAAGCCTCGCTATACCCGCGGCTTGTTAGCTAAATATGCAAGTCTTGCAAGTAGCGCTAGCAAAGGTGCGGTAACTGATCGAGATTTAGATATTTAA
- a CDS encoding copper chaperone PCu(A)C — MKSTLSKALFIVTGVAMAGAVLAQGVSKTVTTNAIKIEGAYTRATVPGQQVAGGFMKIENKGSADQLVSASSPVAGEVQLHEMAMDGNVMKMRQVKDIAVPAGGAVELKPGGLHLMFMNIKAPLAAGETVPVKLKFAKAGEVEVKMPVNAMGNPGAGHGGAMKH, encoded by the coding sequence ATGAAATCAACTCTATCGAAAGCGTTATTTATTGTTACTGGCGTAGCAATGGCTGGCGCAGTCTTAGCACAAGGCGTCTCTAAAACGGTGACAACGAATGCGATCAAAATTGAGGGTGCTTATACCCGTGCAACCGTTCCTGGGCAACAAGTAGCTGGCGGCTTTATGAAAATTGAGAACAAGGGCTCTGCCGATCAATTGGTATCTGCTAGCTCACCAGTTGCTGGTGAAGTGCAATTGCACGAAATGGCAATGGATGGCAATGTTATGAAAATGCGTCAGGTAAAAGATATCGCTGTCCCTGCTGGTGGCGCCGTAGAATTGAAACCAGGCGGTTTACATCTCATGTTCATGAATATTAAGGCGCCATTGGCTGCTGGTGAAACTGTTCCAGTCAAACTCAAATTTGCTAAAGCAGGCGAAGTAGAGGTAAAGATGCCTGTAAATGCGATGGGTAACCCAGGTGCAGGTCATGGCGGAGCGATGAAGCACTAA
- a CDS encoding TlpA disulfide reductase family protein produces the protein MKRFWSAIFFTLFLSVVGLAQADTATLKPYQAGDWKSITKASNGAPLAVHFWGVTCPACVKEMPQWGQFLKKNPNAKVVFIQVDDVSQDAIKKMLTKAGLDKANNYYVATPFDERLRYEIDPQWHGETPTTIMIDKVGKATRKTGGVDFQKLQSFMGSKS, from the coding sequence ATGAAGCGGTTTTGGTCAGCAATCTTCTTTACCTTATTTCTTTCTGTCGTTGGTCTGGCGCAGGCAGATACAGCTACTTTGAAGCCCTATCAAGCAGGAGATTGGAAGTCTATAACTAAAGCAAGCAATGGCGCGCCACTGGCAGTGCATTTTTGGGGTGTTACCTGCCCAGCGTGCGTCAAAGAGATGCCGCAGTGGGGTCAATTTCTTAAAAAAAATCCAAATGCAAAAGTGGTCTTTATTCAGGTTGATGATGTTTCTCAAGATGCAATTAAAAAAATGCTGACTAAGGCGGGTTTGGATAAGGCAAATAATTATTATGTTGCCACTCCATTTGATGAGCGCTTACGTTATGAGATTGACCCGCAGTGGCATGGAGAAACCCCTACAACGATCATGATTGATAAGGTCGGCAAAGCTACTCGGAAAACTGGCGGGGTAGATTTTCAGAAGTTGCAAAGCTTCATGGGCAGCAAGTCATAG
- a CDS encoding sialidase family protein, protein MKCFTARWILAVALGFGSIEVVFSQANHSSPMGGSSIKPAVCSGSGLECANAATPFFSQDGKLLLAWTANGVVSVAQSMDLGKTFLPAVKIADHGKSLDTGSDARPQIVSEKNGNVFLAYSFFKDSNWNAQINTARSEDGGNTFTAPASLVNDGSSQRFPSVLIKPDGNIFISWIDKRLVAAAKQGGEKRLGGSIAYSTSRDGGKTFQAEYFANESSCECCRIGAALDPQDQPVIIYRAIFPGGIRDQASQVISSKGAESVRKVAVDDWKTDACPHHGPSIAISGTGKFHVAWYTQGSKRSGVFYANSSNQGLTYSRPSRVGAEGANVARPYLYSSGQKVWLAWKEFDGKKSSVFLKESIDDGGNWSSPKILASTVGYSDHPLLLDRGNEVFLSWLTRDDGYQLMNIGQKQ, encoded by the coding sequence ATGAAATGCTTTACCGCCAGATGGATTCTTGCGGTGGCCCTTGGATTTGGTTCGATTGAAGTGGTATTTTCTCAGGCGAACCACTCATCGCCCATGGGTGGTTCGTCCATAAAACCTGCAGTATGTAGTGGGTCTGGTTTGGAGTGCGCAAATGCTGCAACGCCATTCTTCAGCCAGGATGGAAAGTTACTCTTGGCATGGACTGCTAATGGGGTGGTTTCTGTGGCCCAATCAATGGACTTGGGGAAAACCTTTTTGCCTGCAGTCAAAATTGCTGATCATGGTAAATCGCTTGATACTGGTAGTGATGCAAGACCACAAATTGTTTCCGAAAAAAATGGTAATGTATTTCTAGCCTATAGCTTCTTTAAAGACTCCAACTGGAATGCGCAAATTAATACTGCTCGGTCTGAGGATGGGGGTAATACTTTTACCGCGCCAGCCTCACTGGTAAATGATGGCTCGAGTCAGCGCTTCCCATCGGTTCTGATAAAGCCAGATGGCAATATCTTTATCTCATGGATTGATAAACGTTTAGTTGCAGCAGCAAAGCAGGGCGGCGAAAAGCGCTTGGGCGGTTCCATTGCCTATTCAACTTCTCGAGATGGCGGCAAGACATTTCAGGCGGAGTATTTTGCTAATGAGAGTAGTTGTGAGTGCTGTCGTATTGGCGCAGCACTAGATCCACAAGACCAGCCAGTTATTATCTACCGAGCTATCTTTCCTGGCGGTATACGAGACCAGGCTTCTCAAGTGATCTCCAGTAAGGGTGCTGAGTCCGTTCGTAAAGTCGCTGTCGATGATTGGAAAACCGATGCATGCCCACATCACGGTCCATCTATTGCTATTTCTGGTACCGGAAAATTCCATGTTGCTTGGTATACGCAGGGTAGTAAGCGTTCTGGCGTGTTCTATGCGAACTCTAGCAATCAGGGGTTGACTTACTCAAGACCAAGTAGGGTAGGCGCAGAAGGGGCTAACGTTGCAAGACCCTATCTTTATTCCTCAGGTCAGAAAGTATGGCTGGCATGGAAAGAATTTGATGGCAAGAAGTCTTCGGTCTTTCTGAAAGAGTCTATAGATGATGGTGGCAACTGGAGTTCACCTAAAATATTGGCAAGTACCGTTGGGTACAGCGATCATCCCCTGTTATTAGATAGAGGGAACGAAGTATTTTTATCTTGGTTAACGCGTGACGATGGCTATCAATTAATGAATATTGGACAAAAGCAATGA
- a CDS encoding TonB-dependent receptor, which produces MLFQQKKISACVGMLFGSVLINAQAQIAPPPDYDQKLKSVTVTATRSGTPLDEIPLNTTILTKEALEISPDQTIDQVLKNVPGVILNDTPYYQKDPTGQSINVRGLGNARTLVLIDGLPANDAFYGTVQWNLVPMSAIDSVEFIRGGVSSLWGNYGMGGVINIKTKTPVNSQQDASASIGSFGTYNVAASKDIIASESLQLRFSADYFNTNGYQNISTLAPASSSSIKNGQGDGSSHNSNFRLQGYFKATQDTNGFFRVGYHTMSDLSSGYNFATNIMQETDVAAGSTTKLADKAKVDVNFFYENTNFNKQNGSTTTTRSNNIAANTPYINANYKDPYNTVGASAQFTQDLTGAIDQYLVGVDARNIAGSNLTNNLNNNGTVAAVNYGQGQQTFLGLLGQLKSKAQMMPLETTLAVRVDQWSSQTPTSYNAGANGMNPAYQSIPNQSKTQLSPTLGFLYNLSNNWDLRTAAYQAFHAPGLNNTLRSYGSSSGYSFANPNLTPETMTGYEVGTDYRWKGGFAQLTAFNNYIQNAVATYSLSSQSSSDVALARSLCGATGNPLAGTGNVGICNSKNISYYTNNQNLLSQGIEFQFHHDINSKWATDANYAFTSTQLTMSATSDPTGKQVGGVPQNILGGGITYYPVPNASLTANVRYVGSSWLNTSNTLPVASYAVVGLRANYEASKNTTIYASAINLFNRQYNTFGTGGSNTSYTLGSPQVITVGARVVF; this is translated from the coding sequence ATGTTATTTCAGCAAAAGAAAATCAGTGCATGCGTAGGCATGTTATTTGGTTCAGTACTTATTAATGCGCAAGCGCAAATTGCGCCACCGCCAGACTACGACCAGAAGTTAAAGAGCGTGACCGTAACAGCCACCCGCTCAGGCACCCCATTGGATGAGATCCCCTTAAACACCACGATCCTTACCAAAGAGGCGCTGGAGATATCGCCGGATCAGACAATTGATCAAGTCTTAAAGAATGTACCTGGCGTCATTTTGAATGACACACCTTACTATCAAAAGGATCCCACCGGTCAAAGTATTAACGTGCGTGGTCTTGGAAACGCGCGAACACTGGTTCTGATCGATGGGTTGCCTGCTAATGATGCTTTCTATGGCACAGTCCAATGGAATTTGGTGCCTATGTCAGCCATTGACTCTGTTGAGTTTATTCGTGGTGGCGTTTCTAGCTTGTGGGGTAACTACGGCATGGGTGGCGTCATTAACATTAAGACTAAAACACCTGTTAATAGTCAACAAGATGCGTCTGCAAGTATCGGCTCTTTTGGAACCTATAACGTAGCCGCATCTAAAGATATCATCGCGTCAGAATCCTTGCAATTAAGATTTTCTGCGGACTATTTCAATACCAATGGATATCAAAATATTTCCACACTAGCCCCTGCATCTTCTAGCAGCATTAAAAATGGCCAAGGTGATGGTAGTTCCCACAATTCTAACTTTCGTCTGCAGGGATACTTTAAGGCTACTCAAGATACCAATGGTTTCTTTCGCGTGGGTTATCACACTATGTCCGATTTATCCTCGGGGTATAACTTCGCTACAAACATCATGCAAGAGACGGATGTTGCCGCGGGATCTACGACAAAGTTGGCAGACAAGGCTAAGGTTGATGTCAATTTCTTTTACGAGAATACGAACTTTAATAAGCAAAATGGCTCAACCACGACCACGAGATCAAATAATATTGCAGCTAATACACCCTACATTAATGCTAACTACAAAGACCCCTACAACACTGTAGGTGCATCAGCTCAATTCACTCAAGATTTAACCGGAGCGATAGATCAATATTTGGTTGGCGTGGATGCTAGAAATATTGCAGGGTCTAATTTGACCAATAACCTAAACAATAATGGCACTGTTGCAGCAGTCAACTACGGGCAAGGCCAGCAAACATTTTTAGGTCTATTGGGTCAACTAAAGTCTAAGGCTCAAATGATGCCTCTTGAAACCACCCTAGCAGTTCGTGTTGACCAATGGAGTAGTCAAACGCCTACTAGTTATAACGCTGGTGCAAATGGCATGAATCCTGCATATCAAAGTATCCCCAATCAAAGCAAAACTCAGCTCAGTCCAACCTTAGGCTTTTTATACAATCTGTCAAATAATTGGGATTTAAGAACGGCAGCCTATCAGGCTTTTCACGCGCCTGGTTTAAATAACACTTTGCGTTCCTATGGATCCTCAAGTGGCTATAGTTTTGCTAACCCTAATTTGACGCCTGAAACCATGACTGGTTATGAAGTTGGAACAGACTACCGCTGGAAGGGCGGCTTTGCGCAATTAACAGCATTTAATAACTATATTCAGAATGCAGTTGCAACCTACAGCCTTTCAAGCCAAAGCTCAAGCGACGTAGCCTTAGCTAGAAGTCTTTGTGGCGCCACAGGGAACCCCTTGGCTGGAACTGGAAATGTAGGTATTTGTAATTCAAAAAATATCAGTTACTACACCAATAATCAAAACCTTCTAAGTCAAGGTATCGAGTTCCAGTTCCATCACGACATTAACTCTAAATGGGCTACTGATGCGAACTATGCATTTACTAGTACCCAGCTAACCATGAGTGCTACAAGTGACCCAACGGGTAAACAAGTAGGCGGTGTTCCGCAAAATATATTGGGTGGAGGAATTACTTACTATCCAGTGCCTAATGCGAGCTTGACTGCCAATGTGCGTTATGTCGGTAGCTCTTGGCTTAATACTTCCAATACTTTGCCGGTGGCTTCTTATGCTGTGGTTGGGTTACGTGCAAACTATGAGGCTTCCAAAAACACGACGATTTATGCATCTGCAATCAATTTGTTTAATCGTCAATACAACACGTTTGGAACCGGTGGCAGCAATACTAGTTACACATTAGGCTCGCCTCAGGTTATCACTGTGGGTGCTCGTGTAGTATTTTGA
- a CDS encoding DUF2946 domain-containing protein: MNLHKNRLIHWIAAFAIAMSALAPAVSQAVSLSKHGQGFAMEICSVDGNKMQIQVQGDEQEVAEQAQPCPYCVAQNSITPAFNTNLTFQAPQTLALLPALFYQSPKPLAVWVTPPSAAPPVNA, encoded by the coding sequence ATGAATCTCCATAAAAACCGCCTCATTCACTGGATTGCCGCATTTGCAATCGCAATGAGCGCGCTTGCGCCTGCTGTTTCTCAAGCGGTTTCGCTTTCCAAGCATGGCCAAGGTTTTGCAATGGAGATTTGTTCGGTGGATGGTAACAAGATGCAGATTCAAGTGCAGGGTGATGAGCAAGAGGTAGCAGAGCAAGCTCAACCATGTCCTTATTGCGTAGCTCAAAATAGCATCACACCAGCCTTTAATACCAATCTCACATTCCAAGCGCCACAAACTTTAGCTTTGCTGCCAGCGCTTTTCTATCAATCACCCAAACCACTCGCAGTTTGGGTAACACCCCCCTCAGCAGCTCCACCAGTAAACGCCTAA